The Spirochaetaceae bacterium genome window below encodes:
- a CDS encoding AbrB/MazE/SpoVT family DNA-binding domain-containing protein, producing the protein MRITIDRAGRVVVPKQLRDRFNLVAGTELEIEAVGDGLQLRKVVSEPTLIRKKGFLVHHGASPSAIDIGEFIRAEREARIRHVASAGTD; encoded by the coding sequence ATGAGAATTACCATTGATCGTGCCGGGCGGGTCGTGGTCCCAAAGCAGTTGCGGGATCGGTTCAATCTCGTGGCCGGAACGGAACTGGAGATCGAAGCTGTCGGCGACGGGTTGCAGCTTCGCAAGGTCGTGAGCGAACCGACGTTGATACGGAAAAAGGGATTCCTGGTTCATCATGGCGCGAGTCCTTCCGCGATCGACATCGGTGAATTCATCCGCGCTGAACGCGAGGCGCGCATTCGCCACGTTGCCTCGGCGGGAACCGACTGA
- a CDS encoding PIN domain-containing protein, with the protein MRTLFDTSVLVPAVTDQLGNHEAALDALSRYTQGEHEGYCSAHALAECFATLTALPLPTRIVPEEARMLVEEDMAKKLAVVELASDDYRSVLRRVADLGLASGSIYDALHMYCAGKVGADQVLTYNVRHIKRFQLPGVVVTTP; encoded by the coding sequence ATGCGCACGCTGTTCGATACGTCGGTCCTGGTACCCGCGGTCACCGACCAGCTTGGCAACCATGAGGCGGCACTCGACGCATTATCTCGCTACACGCAGGGAGAGCACGAGGGATACTGTTCCGCTCACGCGCTGGCGGAGTGCTTTGCTACGCTGACCGCCTTGCCGCTGCCCACGCGAATCGTGCCGGAAGAGGCGCGAATGCTGGTGGAGGAGGACATGGCGAAAAAGCTGGCGGTCGTGGAGCTTGCCTCCGACGACTACCGGAGTGTGCTTCGCCGCGTCGCCGACCTGGGTCTGGCGAGCGGCTCCATCTACGATGCACTGCACATGTACTGCGCGGGCAAGGTCGGCGCCGACCAGGTTCTCACCTACAACGTGCGGCACATCAAGCGCTTCCAACTGCCCGGTGTCGTGGTGACCACCCCGTAG